CTGTTCTATACCGCCCTCTTTGCCGAACATCCTCTGTACCGCTCATTGTTCCCGGCCGGCATGGAGTCTCAGGGGCACAGGTTTGTCACCGCGATCGAATTTGTCGTGAAGAATTTGCCGCAGCAGCGCCGGATCCGGAAGTTCCTGAATCAACTCGGCCGCGACCACCGTCGCTACGGTGTCGAACGCGAGCACTACCGGGCCGCTGGGGTTGCTTTGCGGCGTGCCGTGAAGTCGATGCACGGAACCAGCGCTCACAGCCGATACAAGTGGACACCGGAACTCGACGACGCGTGGTCCGAGTTCGCCGAGTTCGTCGTGAGCACGATGGCGGAAGGCGCCGAGTCCGACACAACCCCGGCATTGTGGGGCGGGACCGTCGTCAGCCACGAACGGGTGCTCGACGATCTTGCGATCGTGCGCCTCGAAACCGACCCGCCCATTCCGTACGGAGCCGGTCAGTACGTCGGGGTGCAGATTCCCCAACGCCCCCGAATGTGGCGGTACTACTCCCCCGCGATCCCGACCAACCCTTTCGGTCAACTCGAGTTCCACGTCCGCAAGGTCTCCGGCGGCTGGGTGAGCCCGGCAATCGTCAGTGAGACCAATATCGGCGATCAGTGGGTCATGTCCACTCCCCTCGGCGGCCTCGAGGTGGACTTCACGGACGACCGCGACGTTCTCATGATCGGCTCAGGCACCGGAATCGCACCGTTGCGCGCCCAGGTGATGGAAATGTCTCAGCGAGCGAAGAATCCGCGTGTTCATCTTTTTGTCGGCGGACGCTACCCGTGTGATCTCTACGATCTCGAGACCCTGTGGCACATTTCGCTCAGCAATCCGTGGCTGACCGTCGTACCGGTGTCCGAGGAAGCCGAGAATCCGTGGTGGCACAGTGGGCCGGCACTCGAGCCGCCGTTCGGTATGCATTCGCGACTGACCGGACCCATCGGTCGCGTCGTGGCGCGGTTCGGTTCGTGGGCGGACCGTCAGATCCAGATCTCGGGGTCGCCGTCGATGATCAAGACCACGATCTACGCGTTGCGGGCCGGCGGCACTCCACTCGACCAGATCCTGCACGACCCGCTCTACTGACTTTCAGGAGACACCATGACTTCACGATCCTGGACCAGCACCGTCGTCGAACATCACCGCTTGCGTGAGGATCTGGCCGTGGTCCGCCTGGTCGGCGACGTCGTGCCGTTCCGGCCCGGTCAGTACGTGGATGTGAGCGTTCCGCAGAATCCCCGTTTGCTTCGTCGGCTGTCTCCCGCGCTGCCACCGTCACAGGACGGGAAGCTCGAGTTCCACGTCAAGACCGTTCCCGGCGGTTGGGTCAGTGGTGCGATAGTCAAAGACACTCAACCGGGCGACACTTGGACGATCATCGATCCGCGCGGCTCGCTTGCCGTCGACGAGAACGGTCCGCCCGTCATCATGATCGCGGGCGGAACCGGGTTGGCGCCGATGCGGTCGATCATCCTCGATCTGGCGCAGTCTCCGAATCCGCCTCTGGTCTACCTGTTTTTCGGCGGTCGCACGCTCCGCGACCTGTACGCGGCGGACATGCTGTGGATACTCGCCCATGAACTGCCGTGGCTGCAACCGATTCCCGTCGTCGAAGATCTCACGGACGCCGGCCCACCCGACGGCTGGGCCGAAAGACTCGGCGTCGACATCGGTTTCGGCGAGGACCATTTGGTCGAGGGAACGCTGGCCGACGTCGTCTCGTCGTACGGGGCTTTCACCGAGCATCAGGTGTTGGTGTGCGGATCGGCTGCGATGGTGCGTTCGACGCGAGATCGTCTGATTGCGACGGGGACTCCGGCCGAGGTCATCAGCTTCGACCCTTACTGACGGTCAGTACGTCGGATCACTCCGGACTGTCGCGGCGTCGATGCCGACGGCCCGGAGCCGGAATTTGGTGCTGTTCACGACGGATTCGTTGCCGACGAGTTGGATGTCGTATCCCGCCCAGCCTCCGAACGAGGTGACAACCTTGCCGACTTTTCCGGTCAGACGCTTCTGCATACCGATCGGCGACAGCGGTTCGGCCTCGGTGTGCCACCACGGGTTGGTGTCGTCTTCCGATACCGGGATGACGGTGAGCCACGGATGTCGCTCGGCGAGGGCCCACAGATGTGGGAGGTCGTACAGATCGCACGGATGAGTACCGGAGTAGAACAGGTGAACCTTGCGAGTGTTGCCGCGGCGGACCAGTTCCAGGATCTGCGCGCGCAGCGGCGCAACGCCGGTTCCCGACGCGATCATCAGGAGATCCTTGGTGTTCTCCGGAATTCCGAGGGCGCCGATCGGTGATCCGATCACCCAGGTGTCTCCGACGGTGGTCTGGGTGACCATCGCGGGGCTGACCCAGCCGCCGGTCACCTGGCGGATGTGGAACTCGATGATTCCCGAACCGTCCGGCGGATTGGCCGGGGAGAGATATCGCCACATCCGGGGACGCGCGGCAACCTGCACGCTGACGTATTGACCGGGCCGGTAGTCCATGGGCTGATCGAGTTGGACTCGCACGATCGCGACTCCTTTGATCGCGGTGCGCGTCTCGATCACGGTGGCGCTCCACGCGGGCGGTCCGTCTTGTGCGTTTGCCGCATCCATCATGGCGGCGGAAATGACGGCCAAGGCGTTGCGCCAGGCGCTGTCGAC
The nucleotide sequence above comes from Rhodococcus sp. KBS0724. Encoded proteins:
- a CDS encoding FAD-binding oxidoreductase, whose translation is MDPTVIARLQSSLDALADDDDSRAHFSALFYTALFAEHPLYRSLFPAGMESQGHRFVTAIEFVVKNLPQQRRIRKFLNQLGRDHRRYGVEREHYRAAGVALRRAVKSMHGTSAHSRYKWTPELDDAWSEFAEFVVSTMAEGAESDTTPALWGGTVVSHERVLDDLAIVRLETDPPIPYGAGQYVGVQIPQRPRMWRYYSPAIPTNPFGQLEFHVRKVSGGWVSPAIVSETNIGDQWVMSTPLGGLEVDFTDDRDVLMIGSGTGIAPLRAQVMEMSQRAKNPRVHLFVGGRYPCDLYDLETLWHISLSNPWLTVVPVSEEAENPWWHSGPALEPPFGMHSRLTGPIGRVVARFGSWADRQIQISGSPSMIKTTIYALRAGGTPLDQILHDPLY
- a CDS encoding FAD-binding oxidoreductase, translated to MTSRSWTSTVVEHHRLREDLAVVRLVGDVVPFRPGQYVDVSVPQNPRLLRRLSPALPPSQDGKLEFHVKTVPGGWVSGAIVKDTQPGDTWTIIDPRGSLAVDENGPPVIMIAGGTGLAPMRSIILDLAQSPNPPLVYLFFGGRTLRDLYAADMLWILAHELPWLQPIPVVEDLTDAGPPDGWAERLGVDIGFGEDHLVEGTLADVVSSYGAFTEHQVLVCGSAAMVRSTRDRLIATGTPAEVISFDPY
- a CDS encoding globin domain-containing protein gives rise to the protein MDSQAISLVRSSFKSIVAEEGGPERLARTFYSLLFARSPQTREFFPAAMDVQRDRLFTAIAYVVERLDETGEILEYLAQLGRDHRKYGVTDEHYQAVGNSMIEAFEMFGGAEMWTDEVDSAWRNALAVISAAMMDAANAQDGPPAWSATVIETRTAIKGVAIVRVQLDQPMDYRPGQYVSVQVAARPRMWRYLSPANPPDGSGIIEFHIRQVTGGWVSPAMVTQTTVGDTWVIGSPIGALGIPENTKDLLMIASGTGVAPLRAQILELVRRGNTRKVHLFYSGTHPCDLYDLPHLWALAERHPWLTVIPVSEDDTNPWWHTEAEPLSPIGMQKRLTGKVGKVVTSFGGWAGYDIQLVGNESVVNSTKFRLRAVGIDAATVRSDPTY